One Longimicrobium sp. genomic region harbors:
- a CDS encoding histidine phosphatase family protein, with amino-acid sequence MGSSITRIFLVRHGATVLTAEDRFAGSIDVPLADVGREQARRLAERLRTERIAAVYASPLGRAVETASIVAAPHGLDVQTDAALREISHGRWEEMTRQEVEARFADEAAAWDADPYTFAPLGGETGLDVTARALPAVLDLVRRHEGQTILIVSHKATIRLLLSSLLGFDPRRYRDNLDQSPAALNIVDFRGPTRARLTLFNDTSHYDLTPDTPRARLSPAWCRQDEGPDGTPCELWRQDDNVNRALVRTLATRAEAEARLQEFKSRHHKQTYWIAPAADEPPTSSL; translated from the coding sequence ATGGGGTCCTCGATCACGCGCATCTTCCTGGTGCGGCACGGCGCGACCGTCCTCACCGCCGAGGACCGGTTCGCCGGCTCCATCGACGTGCCCCTGGCCGACGTGGGGCGCGAGCAGGCACGGCGGCTTGCGGAGCGGCTGCGGACGGAGCGCATCGCGGCCGTGTACGCGTCGCCGCTGGGCCGGGCGGTGGAGACGGCGAGCATCGTCGCGGCGCCGCACGGGCTGGACGTGCAGACGGATGCCGCGCTGCGCGAGATATCGCACGGCCGGTGGGAGGAGATGACGCGGCAGGAGGTGGAGGCGCGGTTCGCGGACGAGGCCGCCGCGTGGGACGCCGACCCGTACACGTTTGCGCCGCTCGGTGGAGAAACGGGGCTGGACGTTACGGCGCGCGCGCTCCCGGCGGTGCTGGACCTGGTCCGCCGGCACGAGGGACAGACCATCCTCATCGTATCGCACAAGGCGACCATCCGCCTGCTGCTGAGTTCGCTGCTGGGGTTCGATCCGCGCCGCTACCGCGACAACCTGGACCAGAGCCCGGCCGCGCTGAACATCGTCGACTTCCGCGGACCGACCCGCGCCCGGCTCACGCTGTTCAACGACACCTCGCACTACGACCTCACGCCCGACACCCCGCGTGCGCGCCTTTCGCCCGCGTGGTGCCGCCAGGACGAGGGTCCGGACGGTACGCCGTGCGAGCTGTGGCGCCAGGACGACAACGTAAACCGGGCGCTCGTGCGTACCCTGGCCACCCGCGCCGAAGCCGAGGCACGCCTGCAGGAGTTCAAGTCGCGCCACCACAAACAGACGTACTGGATCGCCCCTGCGGCGGACGAGCCGCCCACGTCGTCGTTGTGA
- the nadS gene encoding NadS family protein, producing the protein MEEKLFEELVASLEEAVAHSRGDLDLPAERIHFFGEPDPREIRARLDMTQDRFADALGISVKTLRNWEQGRREPSGPAMRLLRIAEKHPEILLEAAAS; encoded by the coding sequence ATGGAGGAAAAGCTGTTCGAGGAGCTCGTTGCCAGCCTGGAAGAGGCCGTCGCTCATTCGCGGGGCGATCTGGATCTTCCGGCCGAGCGAATTCACTTCTTCGGTGAGCCCGATCCTCGTGAGATACGGGCGCGGCTCGACATGACGCAGGATCGCTTCGCCGACGCCCTGGGAATCAGTGTAAAGACGCTGCGGAACTGGGAGCAGGGCCGGCGCGAGCCGAGCGGGCCCGCCATGCGGTTGCTGCGCATCGCCGAGAAGCATCCGGAGATCCTGCTGGAAGCCGCTGCCTCGTAA